Part of the Candidatus Poribacteria bacterium genome is shown below.
AGCACCATCCCTTCACGTCGCCGAACTACGACGACTTGGAATGGCTCGACAAGGACCCGTCGAAGGTGCGGTCGTACGCCTATGACCTGTCGATGAACGGCAACGAGATCTTCGGCGGGAGCGTGCGGATCCACAGCCGGGACGTGCAGGAGCGCATCTTCCGGCTGCTCAACCTGACGGACGAGGACATCTCGGTGCGGTTCGGGTTCTTCCTGCGGGCGCTGCAATACGGCGTCCCGCCGCACGCCGGGATCGCGGGCGGACTCGACCGTATCGTCATGCTGTTGGCGGGCGAACAGTCGATCCGCGACGTCATCGCGTTCCCCAAGACGCAGAAGGGAACCTGTCCCGTCACGGACGCCCCCTCGCCGGTTCCGTCGAAGCAGTTGGACGATCTCTTCGTCCAGCTCAAACGGCTGCCGGACAAGGAGAAGCCGTGAACCTTCCGGTCGTCGCCATCGTCGGGCGGCCCAACGTCGGTAAGTCGTCGCTCTTCAATCGGATGATCGGGCGGCGACTCGCCGTCGTGGAGGACACGCCGGGCGTCACCCGCGACCGCCTCTACGCGGAGGCGTCGTGGGGCGGTCGGACGTTCTCCGTCGTGGACACGGGAGGACTCGACCTGCTGCCCGACGATCCGGTCATCGACCGCGTCAAGACGCAAGTCGAGGTGGCGATCCGCGAGGCATCCGTCATCCTCTTCGTCGTCGACGTCATCGCCGGCATCACGGGCGATGACATCCTCGTGGCGGAGAGTCTGCGAACCACGAGCAAGCCGGTGCTCGTCGTAGCGCACAAGGCGGACCATCCGGGGCTGGACGCGAACGCCGCAGAAGCCTACGAGCTGGGTTTCGCCGATGTGTTCCCGGTGTCGTCCATCCACCGCCACGGGATCAGCGACCTGATGGACGCGACGGTCAGCTTGCTGCCCGAAGCGGGAGAACCTCTGACGGACGCGGACGAACGCCGCCCGATCCGCATCGCCATCGTCGGAAAGCCGAACGCCGGGAAATCATCCATCATCAACGCGCTGATCGGCGAGGAGCGCGTCATCGTCGACGACCGTCCGGGCACGACGCGCGACGCGATCAACGTCCGGTTCGAGTGGCAGTCCAACGAGTTCGAGCTCGTGGACACCGCCGGGATGCGCCGCCGCACGCGGATCGAAGCTCGTAGCGTCGAACAGCACGCGGTTCTTCGCGCGACGACGAGCATCGAACGGTGCGATGTCGCGTGGCTCGTGCTGGACGTCACGCAGGAGATATCGCACCAGGACAAGGCGATCGCCGACCTGGTGGATCGGCACGGCAAGCTCTGCATCCTCGTCGCCAACAAGTGGGACCTGGTCGAGAAGGACCACACGACCTTCAACGAGTTCACGGAGTGGGTCCGCGACTCGTTCAGGGCGTTCGATTATCTGCCGATCGTCTTCACGTCGGCGGTCACGCGGCAGCGGCTGGACAATCTGCTGGAGCTGAGCCTGCGTCTCTACACGGCGGGGGCTACCCGCGTGCCGACGGCCGAGCTCAACGACTTCCTACGCCAGACCGTCGTTCAACAGGCTCCGGCGCTCGTGCGGGGCAGGAGACCCTCGCTGAAATACATCACGCAGGTAGACGTGCTGCCCCCGACGTTCGCTGTCTTCACGAACCTGCCCGAGTCGGTTCCCGACAGCTACACGCGCTTCCTGGCGAGCCGCATCCGCGACCAATTCGGCTACGAGGGCGTGCCGCTTCGCATCCTGTATCGCCAGTCGGGGAACCGGACGCGCTGAGCGGTTCGGGACATGCGGGTTACCGAACTTGCGTGGGTAACGGTGTCTTTCCGTCGGTGAGACGTACCGCTCCGGGCTGTCGTTGGTACCCGAAGGTCAGTCGCGGCGGCGGAAGACGGCGAAGAGCTCGCATCCGCGCCGGCGTTCGACGGAGTCTTCGGGGACGAAGAGCGTCTCTTCCTCGAAGCAGGGCGTGAACCGCTCGCGAATCTCCTCGACGGAGACAGGGAACGGCGGTCCGTCGGGCGGGAGGATCGCATAGAAGAGCGCGACGAGCCTTCCGCCCGGCTTGAGCATCCGATGGACGGCGCGGACGTAGTCGTCGCGGCGCGCGGGGTCGATGGCGCAGAAGCAGGTGTGTTCGACGACCGTATCGAACGCGCCGTCGTGCTCGTCGCCGGGGTCGAGGATGTCCTGCTGCACGAACCGAAGCGGGAGTTCCTTGCCGGCGGTGAGCGCCGTCGCCTCGCGCACGGCGGCGTCTGAGAAGTCGAACCCGACGACCTGCCAGCCGTTCTCGGCGAAGAATCGCGCGTCATTCCCCTTGCCGCACCCAACGACGACGAGCCGCCCTCGCGCTTCGCCATCCAGAGATCGGACATAGGACACCAACGGCGGGGCGGGCTGCCCGAGGTCCCAGCCAGCCGTGTTCGTCTCGTATCGCTCGTTCCAGAAGGCGACGCTGCGGTAGTCCAGACCTGCCTCGTCCCTCACCGGCTCCATCCTCCCCATCGTCCTGGGCGATCCCCATCTGCCCGGTAACCATGCGGATCGCCATCAGTTCCGGTTGACGATGGCGATGACGAGAACAGTGGTCGCCGCCGTAGCGACGGTGAAGCGGATGATGCTGGCGATTCGATCCCAGGCGTTCGTCATCTTCTCGACCATGACGCGCGTCGGCACGACGATGATATCCCCCTCCCGCAGCCGCTCGACTTCGTCCACACGGAATACGAGCCCGTTCGTGCGGAGAACATGGATGCCATCCTTGTCGGCATCGGCTGCGAGTCCACCCGCGAACGCGAGGTAGTGCTTGATCTCCAGCTTCGGGTTGAACGTGAACGTTCCGGGACGTGCCGCCGCACCAGCCACGACGACGGTCGCAAGCCGACGCGGAATCTCCAGATGATCGAGTTGCCGCAGGTAGAGATCGTCAGCCCCTCTCGGAGACCGCAGGATACCCGGCAGGTCGATCACGACGCGGTCGGATTCGATGAGCTCCTCGATCTTCCGCGCCGGCGTCACGAGATTGACGACCTTGGGAATCGCCGAGGGGCTCGCTGCCGATGTCGGGAGGGTGGATTTCATCTTCGCCGCTTCCGAAGTCGCGTCACCGGTCACGACGACGGAGCCGCCCGTTTCGCTTGTCGTGGCGCCATCCGTCCCACTTTCGGTGCCGTTCTCGGTCGCGCCGGTCAGCCCAGGAGCGATGCCTGCGAACGCGCCGACGAGGGGCGTCGCCACCTGTTCCAGCGTTTCAGTGAGCGGCTCGATCTGCGCCCCCTGCTTCTGTGCCTCGAACCTCGCGCGGGCTAGCGCTCGCTCGAAGGCGAGTTCGTTCGTCGCGTCGAGCGTCTTCCACAGGTCCTTGAGCGCCTGGCGCTGGGTCTGGTTAGCGATGTTCTCGCTGGCTCGCGTGAAGACGGCTCCCTCGGCGTTACCGAGCTGTGTCAGCCCGCCCGCCTTGCGCACCAGATCGCTGATCCGGTCGTCCAACTCGATGGCGTAGGTTCCGGGATACATGACTTCGCCGGTGATGGTGACCATGCGTGGGACATCGCGGAAGAGCGTCCGGCTCATGACGGAAAGCACATCGCCAGGCTCCAGCTCGATGTTGTGCTGCGGATCGCCAGCGGCGGCTTTCGCAAGGTTCACCCAGACGACGTTCGTCTGCTTGTCGGTGCGCGCGCGGGCGATCTGTCCCTCTTCGCGCGCGTTCGGGAGAACCCCTCCTGCGACGTAGAGGGCGTCCTGAACGCGCATCCCCTCGGTGTGTGGGTAGACGTCGGGGTTCTGGACCGCGCCGAAGATGGAGATGACGTCCTCCGGCACGTATTCCGCCTCGCGGATCGTGGCGACGCGGAGCATGTCGCCGTCGCGGAGCGGGATGTCCGCGGACTCGTCGCCGGACAGAACCGCTTCGAGGTTCACGGCGATGGCGCGTTGGCGCTCCCAGTCGTCCATGTAGCGCAGCAGGTCGGCGCGCTTGAGATAGGCGTTCGGGAGAATGCCTCCGGCGCGCATCAGCAGGTCGCTGACCCGCATGTTCTCGGTGCGGGGGAACGTGTCGCCCTTTTGGACGGCTCCTATGACGCTCACCTCGCGCGGGGCTTCCCAGCGGGCGTCTTTGAGGTGGTAGATGACGAGCTCGTCTTCGGGCTGGAGCGGCAGATCGGCTGGGGCATGTCCCGCAAGGATCGCCGCCAGGTCGAGGGCCCGGCTGATTCCGACGCGATCCCAACGCGCTTCCTTGCGCAGGAGCAGCCCCAGCGGCGCATGATCCGGGAGAACGCCTCCGGCTCGGAACAGAGCGTCGCTGACGCGCATGTTCTCGGCAAAGGGAACCAGACCCGGCGTCTGCACGGCTCCCGTGACGCGGACTTCGAGATGGGGCTGCCAACGGGCTTCGTCGTGCGTCAGCACCAAGAGCACATCGCCATCCTGCACGCGGAGGTCCGTCTCCGGCGTCAGCTTCGTCAGGTCGACGGGCAGGCTCCGCGCGAGCCGGTTACGCGCGTCGACACGGAGCAGCAGCGCGTGTTGCGCGTAGCCGTCGGGCAGAGCGCCCCCGGCGAGACGCAGCAGATCGGACAGCCGCATGTCGTCGGAGCGCGGGTAGTTGCCGGGGCGTGTGACGGCTCCCTGGGCGGCGGCGATCCGCTCCGGATGCCACGACACCTCAAAGGTCGAGTAGACCGTCAGCCGGTCGTGCGGCTGGAGAGGCACGTTGGCATCAGGATTCCCGTCGAGAGCCGCGTTCAGGTCGATGGGAATGAGCGTCGTCGTCCGCTGATCGGCGTTCCGTCGGAAGAGGTCGGCGCGGTCGCGGTGGGCTTCGCCGCGCAGTCCACCGGCGAGCTGGATCGCGTCGGTGGCGCGCATGCCCGCGCGGAACTGGTAGATACGCGGCTGCTTGACGAACCCCCGGACCTGGATCGTATCGACCGGCTCCGACAGGACGGGATAGACGGTCACGCGGTCGCCGTCGAACAGCGCGGGAGCGTCGGCAAGATTGCCTGTCGCGTCGAGCGTGCGGATGACGCGCTGGGAATGGTCGTCGACGGATTCGATCTGCACGGTCTTAGCGAACCCGCTGGGGCGGATGCCCAGCGCCATCTCGACGAGCTCGGGGAACCCCTCGTCGTCGGCGAGCTCGTAGATCGCGGGTCTTTGGAACTCGCCGATGGCGGCGACTTGCCGTCGTACGGGCCCGATCCAGATTTCGTCGCCGCCTTCGAGCTTCATGTCCTGTTCGGAGTCGCCGTGGAGCAGGTAACGGTAGAAATCGACCCGGTGGGTCTTCGTGCCGCGCCGGAGGGTGATGTTCCGCAACGAGCCCGAGTCGCTGGGGCCCCCGCTCACGTAGAGGGCGTTGAAGAGCGTCGCGGCGGCGCTGATCGCGTAGCTGCCGGGACGGTAGGCGTTGCCCACGATGGAGACCTGGATCGTCCGCAGCCTCTCGAAGGTCGCGACGACGCGCGTATCGGCGAAGGTCGTCCGGGCGATGAGATCGCGCGCCGCCGACTCGAACTGTTCCAGCGTCATCCCGGCGACGACGAGGGTTCCATGCGGTGGGAGCACGACCTGACCGTCTTTGGACACGGTGAGTGTGACCGTCTCCGGCGGCTTCCCGGCTGTTTCCGACCAGGAGATGATGATCAACTGGTCGCCGGGCTGGATGACCTGGTTGTGCGGAATGCTCAGCAGGACGTTCGAATCGAGCAGATCGGTCGGACCCACGAAGCCGGAGATGGCGTCCTTGATGATCGCACTCGCCGGCGGCAGTCCCTGGCGGATGGGCGACGGCGTCTCGGTGGAACCGCTGCGAGCTCGGCGACGACCGGTCTCGGTTCCCTCAGCGTCTTCTGCGTCGAGCCGGGGTTCCTGCAGGAGGCGGACCTGGTTCTCCAGGTTCTTGATGTAGCTGCGGCTGCCCTGAAAGTAGTCGATCCCAAAGCGCTGGACGAGCTGCTGCGACTCGTCGAAGACCTGACGGCGGGCTTCCTCTTCGGCGTCGAGCAGCATCGCTTGCTCGTCGAGGGTTTCGGACGTCGGCGTCCGCCGTTTCGTCGGGACGATGATGAGGTCGCCAGCGCGGAGCGGCTCGTCGCTGCGGGCGAAGGTTCCGTCCCGGCGTAGGACGCGCACGCGCTCGGCATCGGCGTATTCCGTTGTGCCGCCGGCGAGCCGGATGTAGTCGCGCACCGCCAGCATCGGCTGGTAGAGGAAGGACATCGAGCGCGCGACCGCGCCGGTCACGACGATCCGCGCGAGAACCGTCGCGTCGATAGCCGCGTCGTCGATGGGCTGCTCGGGCTGGGGCTCGGCGACGTCCGCCGGTTCGGGTTCCAGCGGCAGACGGGGAACCAGGATCGTGTCGCCGGGCAGGAGATGGGTGATCTCGTCAGCGCGCTTGAGCTGACCGTTGGCGCGCAGGACGCGCACGGCGTCGCGGTCGGCGTCGGCGTCGTAGCCGCCTGTCGCCGCGATCAACTCGTCGAGGGTCCGCCGAGGGTCGTAGGGGAAACTCCGACCACGCACGACGGCTCCGATGACGCGGACGCCGCGCTGCTCGTCGGGCGTCGTCGGGACGGCGATTTTGGTCGGCTCGGGCTTCTCGCCGGGCTTGGCGGCAGGGGGGGCGCCGGGCGTGGGCCGCGCCGTCGTCGGAACGCCTTCTGCCTCGGCGGACATGACGATGAGCGTGTCGCCGCGCTCCAGTTCCGTCTTAGGCATCAACGGGAGCATCGTCCCGTCGGGCTTGAGAACCTGCACGTACACCTCTTCCGCGTCCTTGGCGTCCATCCCGGCGAGGAGCAGGTAGTCGCGCGGCTCGAGGCGCTCATCGAAGGGCATGGGTCCGGGGCGGCTGACATCGCCGAGGACGTACACGCTGCGCCGGAAGACGTCGCGTTCCTGCGGCGTCAGCACG
Proteins encoded:
- a CDS encoding ribosome biogenesis GTPase Der — its product is MSRHGRPLAGSVEAVGRSLRPAQTAAGQGEAVNLPVVAIVGRPNVGKSSLFNRMIGRRLAVVEDTPGVTRDRLYAEASWGGRTFSVVDTGGLDLLPDDPVIDRVKTQVEVAIREASVILFVVDVIAGITGDDILVAESLRTTSKPVLVVAHKADHPGLDANAAEAYELGFADVFPVSSIHRHGISDLMDATVSLLPEAGEPLTDADERRPIRIAIVGKPNAGKSSIINALIGEERVIVDDRPGTTRDAINVRFEWQSNEFELVDTAGMRRRTRIEARSVEQHAVLRATTSIERCDVAWLVLDVTQEISHQDKAIADLVDRHGKLCILVANKWDLVEKDHTTFNEFTEWVRDSFRAFDYLPIVFTSAVTRQRLDNLLELSLRLYTAGATRVPTAELNDFLRQTVVQQAPALVRGRRPSLKYITQVDVLPPTFAVFTNLPESVPDSYTRFLASRIRDQFGYEGVPLRILYRQSGNRTR
- a CDS encoding methyltransferase domain-containing protein, translated to MGRMEPVRDEAGLDYRSVAFWNERYETNTAGWDLGQPAPPLVSYVRSLDGEARGRLVVVGCGKGNDARFFAENGWQVVGFDFSDAAVREATALTAGKELPLRFVQQDILDPGDEHDGAFDTVVEHTCFCAIDPARRDDYVRAVHRMLKPGGRLVALFYAILPPDGPPFPVSVEEIRERFTPCFEEETLFVPEDSVERRRGCELFAVFRRRD